In Clarias gariepinus isolate MV-2021 ecotype Netherlands chromosome 9, CGAR_prim_01v2, whole genome shotgun sequence, a single window of DNA contains:
- the ddx51 gene encoding ATP-dependent RNA helicase DDX51 isoform X1, translating into MALFMINRYLGEEEEESKSNGESRSKALLSKLQERAKTREQQSLANKKRSDVQDTKTGEEDGVGKTKRKHEKQENEKKQLKKKKKESNSEQDDVDETPVEATDLGTSEQSRKKKKKKDKQGSGNQEEKQHTDVVCEGVDEPESQKSASEPSNTSSSFQILGGFENKPVQKVQRVLPKWLAEPDMIERDIKSNLIPLCDVPGICPSLQKKLEANGIQTFFPVQAEVIPAVLESVNSGLLIGRGGYRPRDICVSAPTGSGKTLAFVIPVIQALMTRVVCEVRALAVLPTKELAQQVYKVFCTYAEGTGLKVVMAAGQKPFAVEQSTLLEVRRGVSRSLSDIVIATPGRLVDHINKTEGFSLEHLRFLIIDEADRMIDSMQQAWLNQVTKAVYKNGSGASIFTRTEPGPITVASLSPPQMPLQKLLFSATLTQNPEKLQQMGLHQPRLFSSTHTSTTSEEKFNFPQGLTEYYVCCTLSKKPLLILHFLLRLKFNPVLCFTNSREAAHRLLLLVKLYGGVDVAEFSSRLNPSERQKTLKNFEQGKIQLLISTDAAARGIDIKGVKCVINYDAPQYIRTYIHRVGRTARAGKAGVAFTFVLGVQEEKFVKMVQEAGSPGLQKQTVNPESLSGMESRYEDVLIELGRVIKAEKAQKHF; encoded by the exons ATGGCTCTGTTCATGATTAACAG ATATCTtggggaggaggaagaggaaagtAAGTCAAATGGAGAGTCTAGGTCCAAAGCTTTGCTCAGCAAGCTCCAGGAACGTGCCAAGACGAGAGAACAACAGAGTCTTGCAAATAAGAAGCGGTCAGACGTCCAGGATACGAAGACAGGTGAAGAGGATGGTGTAGGAAAGACGAAAAGAAAACATGAGAAGCAAGAAAACGAAAAAAAGCAactgaagaaaaagaagaaggaaagcAATAGCGAGCAGGACGACGTTGATGAAACGCCTGTGGAAGCCACGGATCTGGGTACGAGTGAGCAGtcgagaaagaaaaagaagaaaaaagacaaacagggGAGTGGAAATCAAGAGGAGAAGCAACACACAG ATGTGGTTTGTGAAGGAGTAGACGAGCCTGAAAGCCAAAAATCTGCGAGTGAGCCGTCAAACACCAGCTCCAGCTTTCAGATCCTCGGTGGATTTGAGAACAAGCCGGTTCAAAAG GTCCAGCGGGTGCTGCCTAAGTGGCTGGCTGAGCCGGACATGATCGAGAGAGACATTAAGAGCAACCTGATCCCTCTTTGTGATGTGCCTGGAATTTGTCCTTCGCTACAGAAGAAACTGGAGGCAAATGGGATCCAGACCTTCTTCCCAG TTCAAGCCGAGGTGATCCCCGCTGTCCTGGAGAGTGTGAATTCGGGGCTTCTGATTGGTCGAGGAGGTTACAGGCCCAGAGACATCTGTGTGTCTGCGCCTACAGGAAGCGGAAAGACGCTGGCGTTTGTTATACCTGTCATACAG GCGCTGATGACGCGAGTGGTGTGTGAAGTCCGTGCTCTGGCGGTGTTGCCCACCAAAGAGCTGGCGCAGCAG GTGTATAAAGTTTTCTGCACTTATGCTGAAGGAACGGGACTGAAAGTTGTAATGGCTGCCGGGCAGAAACCTTTCGCTGTAGAGCAGTCCACTCTTTTAGAAGTCAG gAGGGGTGTCAGTCGGAGTTTGTCAGATATCGTCATAGCAACACCAGGTCGCCTGGTGGATCACATCAACAAAACCGAAGGATTCAGTCTTGAGCATCTTCGTTTTCTG ATCATAGACGAGGCCGACCGAATGATCGACAGTATGCAGCAGGCTTGGCTCAATCAGGTGACCAAGGCTGTCTATAAAAATGGCTCAGGAGCATCCATTTTTACGAGGACGGAGCCTGGGCCGATTACAGTGGCGAG TCTGTCTCCGCCGCAGATGCCGCTGCAGAAGCTGCTTTTCTCGGCCACTCTGACGCAAAACCCAGAGAAACTGCAGCAGATGGGCCTCCACCAGCCTCGTCTcttcagctccacacacacctcaacaacAAGTGAAGAGAAATTCAACTTCCCTCAGGGCCTGACT GAGTACTACGTCTGCTGCACGCTGAGCAAGAAGCCGCTTCTTATTCTGCACTTCCTGCTGCGCTTGAAGTTCAATCCTGTTCTGTGCTTCACGAACTCCAGAGAAGCAGCACACAG gctCCTTTTACTGGTGAAGCTTTACGGTGGTGTCGACGTTGCGGAATTCTCCTCCAGACTCAATCCTAGCGAGAGACAGAAGACACTCAAGAATTTTGAACAGGGGAAAATTCAGCT GTTGATCAGCACCGACGCTGCGGCCAGAGGAATCGATATTAAAGGAGTTAAATGCGTAATTAATTACGATGCTCCTCAGTACATCAGGACGTACATCCACAG GGTGGGGAGAACGGCAAGAGCTGGGAAAGCCGGTGTGGCCTTCACCTTTGTCTTAGGAGTGCAG GAGGAAAAATTTGTGAAGATGGTCCAGGAGGCAGGCAGTCCGGGTCTACAGAAGCAGACCGTTAATCCGGAAAGCCTCAGCGGCATGGAGAGCCGATATGAAGACGTTTTGATCGAGCTGGGTAGAGTTATAAAG gcggAAAAGGCCCAGAAACATTTCTGA
- the ddx51 gene encoding ATP-dependent RNA helicase DDX51 isoform X2 has product MALFMINRYLGEEEEESKSNGESRSKALLSKLQERAKTREQQSLANKKRSDVQDTKTGEEDGVGKTKRKHEKQENEKKQLKKKKKESNSEQDDVDETPVEATDLGTSEQSRKKKKKKDKQGSGNQEEKQHTDVVCEGVDEPESQKSASEPSNTSSSFQILGGFENKPVQKVQRVLPKWLAEPDMIERDIKSNLIPLCDVPGICPSLQKKLEANGIQTFFPVQAEVIPAVLESVNSGLLIGRGGYRPRDICVSAPTGSGKTLAFVIPVIQALMTRVVCEVRALAVLPTKELAQQVYKVFCTYAEGTGLKVVMAAGQKPFAVEQSTLLEVRGVSRSLSDIVIATPGRLVDHINKTEGFSLEHLRFLIIDEADRMIDSMQQAWLNQVTKAVYKNGSGASIFTRTEPGPITVASLSPPQMPLQKLLFSATLTQNPEKLQQMGLHQPRLFSSTHTSTTSEEKFNFPQGLTEYYVCCTLSKKPLLILHFLLRLKFNPVLCFTNSREAAHRLLLLVKLYGGVDVAEFSSRLNPSERQKTLKNFEQGKIQLLISTDAAARGIDIKGVKCVINYDAPQYIRTYIHRVGRTARAGKAGVAFTFVLGVQEEKFVKMVQEAGSPGLQKQTVNPESLSGMESRYEDVLIELGRVIKAEKAQKHF; this is encoded by the exons ATGGCTCTGTTCATGATTAACAG ATATCTtggggaggaggaagaggaaagtAAGTCAAATGGAGAGTCTAGGTCCAAAGCTTTGCTCAGCAAGCTCCAGGAACGTGCCAAGACGAGAGAACAACAGAGTCTTGCAAATAAGAAGCGGTCAGACGTCCAGGATACGAAGACAGGTGAAGAGGATGGTGTAGGAAAGACGAAAAGAAAACATGAGAAGCAAGAAAACGAAAAAAAGCAactgaagaaaaagaagaaggaaagcAATAGCGAGCAGGACGACGTTGATGAAACGCCTGTGGAAGCCACGGATCTGGGTACGAGTGAGCAGtcgagaaagaaaaagaagaaaaaagacaaacagggGAGTGGAAATCAAGAGGAGAAGCAACACACAG ATGTGGTTTGTGAAGGAGTAGACGAGCCTGAAAGCCAAAAATCTGCGAGTGAGCCGTCAAACACCAGCTCCAGCTTTCAGATCCTCGGTGGATTTGAGAACAAGCCGGTTCAAAAG GTCCAGCGGGTGCTGCCTAAGTGGCTGGCTGAGCCGGACATGATCGAGAGAGACATTAAGAGCAACCTGATCCCTCTTTGTGATGTGCCTGGAATTTGTCCTTCGCTACAGAAGAAACTGGAGGCAAATGGGATCCAGACCTTCTTCCCAG TTCAAGCCGAGGTGATCCCCGCTGTCCTGGAGAGTGTGAATTCGGGGCTTCTGATTGGTCGAGGAGGTTACAGGCCCAGAGACATCTGTGTGTCTGCGCCTACAGGAAGCGGAAAGACGCTGGCGTTTGTTATACCTGTCATACAG GCGCTGATGACGCGAGTGGTGTGTGAAGTCCGTGCTCTGGCGGTGTTGCCCACCAAAGAGCTGGCGCAGCAG GTGTATAAAGTTTTCTGCACTTATGCTGAAGGAACGGGACTGAAAGTTGTAATGGCTGCCGGGCAGAAACCTTTCGCTGTAGAGCAGTCCACTCTTTTAGAAGTCAG GGGTGTCAGTCGGAGTTTGTCAGATATCGTCATAGCAACACCAGGTCGCCTGGTGGATCACATCAACAAAACCGAAGGATTCAGTCTTGAGCATCTTCGTTTTCTG ATCATAGACGAGGCCGACCGAATGATCGACAGTATGCAGCAGGCTTGGCTCAATCAGGTGACCAAGGCTGTCTATAAAAATGGCTCAGGAGCATCCATTTTTACGAGGACGGAGCCTGGGCCGATTACAGTGGCGAG TCTGTCTCCGCCGCAGATGCCGCTGCAGAAGCTGCTTTTCTCGGCCACTCTGACGCAAAACCCAGAGAAACTGCAGCAGATGGGCCTCCACCAGCCTCGTCTcttcagctccacacacacctcaacaacAAGTGAAGAGAAATTCAACTTCCCTCAGGGCCTGACT GAGTACTACGTCTGCTGCACGCTGAGCAAGAAGCCGCTTCTTATTCTGCACTTCCTGCTGCGCTTGAAGTTCAATCCTGTTCTGTGCTTCACGAACTCCAGAGAAGCAGCACACAG gctCCTTTTACTGGTGAAGCTTTACGGTGGTGTCGACGTTGCGGAATTCTCCTCCAGACTCAATCCTAGCGAGAGACAGAAGACACTCAAGAATTTTGAACAGGGGAAAATTCAGCT GTTGATCAGCACCGACGCTGCGGCCAGAGGAATCGATATTAAAGGAGTTAAATGCGTAATTAATTACGATGCTCCTCAGTACATCAGGACGTACATCCACAG GGTGGGGAGAACGGCAAGAGCTGGGAAAGCCGGTGTGGCCTTCACCTTTGTCTTAGGAGTGCAG GAGGAAAAATTTGTGAAGATGGTCCAGGAGGCAGGCAGTCCGGGTCTACAGAAGCAGACCGTTAATCCGGAAAGCCTCAGCGGCATGGAGAGCCGATATGAAGACGTTTTGATCGAGCTGGGTAGAGTTATAAAG gcggAAAAGGCCCAGAAACATTTCTGA
- the zgc:154046 gene encoding carnitine O-acetyltransferase-like — MLSVLARAASRAVPTLLARPVVIVQIRDHSQAHQDGLPKLPVPPLRQTCERYLAVLEPLVSEEEMSHTRQLMAEFLSSGGVGERLQKGLERRARKTENWLSDWWMQSTYLDSRMPIPVYTSPGVVLPQMHFQDRQGQMRFAAKLIAGVLDFKQMLDSETLPVEYLGGKPLCMDQYYQVLSSCRIPGPKKDTVVNHAIGKTAPTHITVVHNFQFFVLDVYNSDGTPLTVDQLYMQLEKIWNSSLQTNKEPIGILTSNHRNTWGKAYNNLIKDKTNKESVRAIQKSIFLVCLDAPMPRVSDELYYSKVAAQMLHGGGSRWNSGNRWFDKTLQFIVGEDGSCGLTYEHAPAEGPPIVFLVDHVVEYMKKTEMVRTPMIPLPMPEKLRFNITPEIKKDIEKAKQNMNIMVHDLDVRVLNFSHYGRKYLKSCKTSPDAFIQMALQLAYYRFYNVCCPTCESASLRMFKLGRTEAIRSTSTESLKFVQAMDDESKQNAEKLALLEKAINAHRDYTRMAIHGQAIDRHLLGLKMQGIEDLTSLPDIFMDTSYAVAMHFNLFTSQVGSKTDCYMCIGPMEPDGYGVCYNPMDDHINVAVTAFNSCEETNASKLTRFLKEALLDMKALLEKTAKPCE; from the exons ATGCTGAGTGTCCTGGCGCGAGCTGCG tcaaggGCTGTGCCCACGCTCTTAGCAAGGCCAGTGGTAATTGTGCAGATCCGTGATCACTCTCAGGCTCATCAGGATGGTCTGCCCAAGCTGCCCGTGCCACCGCTCAGACAGACCTGTGAACGTTATCTGGCAGTACTCGAACCACTCGTGTCTGAGGAGGAGATGAGCCACACACGCCAGCTGATGGCTGAGTTCCTATCCTCTGGTGGTGTCGGGGAAAGGCTACAAAAAGGACTCGAGAGACGAGCACGCAAAACTGAGAACTGG CTCTCTGATTGGTGGATGCAGTCAACGTACCTGGACTCGCGTATGCCCATTCCAGTGTACACCAGCCCTGGCGTGGTTCTGCCTCAGATGCACTTCCAGGACCGCCAGGGACAGATGAG GTTTGCTGCCAAACTGATTGCTGGAGTTTTGGACTTCAAACAAATGCTTGACAG TGAAACTCTACCAGTTGAGTATTTGGGAGGAAAGCCATTGTGCATGGACCAGTATTACCAGGTGCTGTCCTCATGCCGAATACCAGGACCGAAGAAAGACACTGTGGTGAACCACGCTATTGGAAAGACGGCACCAACTCACATCACGGTGGTTCACAATTTTCAG TTTTTTGTTCTGGACGTATACAATAGCGACGGCACGCCACTGACGGTCGATCAGCTCTACATGCAGTTGGAGAAGATCTGGAACTCATCTTTACAGACCAATAAAGAGCCTATTGGTATACTCACGTCTAATCACCGCAACACCTGGGGCAAAGCCTACAACAACCTCATCAAGG acaaaacaaataaagagtCAGTACGGGCGATCCAGAAGAGCATCTTCTTAGTGTGCCTGGATGCCCCCATGCCGCGTGTATCGGACGAGCTCTACTACAGTAAAGTGGCGGCACAGATGCTGCATGGAGGGGGAAGCCGCTGGAACAGTGGGAACCGCTGGTTTGACAAAACACTACAG TTTATAGTGGGCGAGGATGGATCATGTGGACTAACGTACGAGCACGCTCCTGCTGAAGGACCTCCCATTGTGTTCCTAGTGGACCATGTGGTGGAATACAT GAAGAAAACCGAGATGGTGCGAACTCCTATGATTCCTCTCCCCATGCCAGAGAAGCTGCGCTTTAACATCACACCTGAAATCAAAAAGGACATTGAGAAAGCCAAACAGAACATGAACAT AATGGTGCATGACCTGGACGTGCGGGTGCTCAACTTCTCTCATTATGGGAGGAAATACCTCAAGTCATGCAAAACGAGTCCAGACGCCTTCATCCAAATGGCCCTCCAGCTGGCATATTACAG GTTCTACAACGTTTGCTGCCCTACATGTGAGAGCGCCTCCCTGCGCATGTTTAAACTGGGCAGAACTGAGGCCATCCGCTCCACCTCCACCGAGTCACTGAAATTCGTGCAAGCCATGGATGACGAGTCTAAACAG AATGCAGAGAAACTGGCCCTTCTGGAGAAGGCCATTAATGCCCATCGAGATTACACTCGCATG GCCATTCACGGCCAGGCAATAGACAGACATCTGCTGGGGCTGAAGATGCAAGGCATCGAGGATCTGACTTCTCTCCCAGACATCTTCATGGATACGTCCTATGCTGTGGCCATGCATTTCAACCTCTTCACCAGCCAA GTCGGCTCAAAGACGGACTGTTATATGTGTATCGGGCCCATGGAGCCAGACGGTTATGGCGTCTGCTACAACCCAATGGACGACCACATCAATGTTGCAGTGACTGCCTTCAACAGCTGCGAAGAAACGAACGCCAGCAAACTAACACGGTTTCTCAAGGAGGCACTTCTGGACATGAAGGCTCTCCTGGAGAAGACGGCTAAGCCGTGCGAGTGA